The following are encoded in a window of Pieris napi chromosome 23, ilPieNapi1.2, whole genome shotgun sequence genomic DNA:
- the LOC125061281 gene encoding mediator of RNA polymerase II transcription subunit 7 — MSSETAQVSSLPLPPMQYINFYTDENVRRNRAPLPPRPIHDTYSMFGNAFNADDTIIRSLESQGFRRLYPMHFERRRELKKLNHSLLVNFLDLLDLLVHCPDSPKRAEKVEDLSLLFIHIHHLLNEFRPHQARETLRVMMELQKRQRVETAMRFQKHLDKVQDILQNSLQSLPDQNEIESNFKVPTEILEQMENNPNESANPDPCYELDYIMCNVVDNMR; from the exons ATGTCTTCAGAGACAGCTCAAGTCAGTTCGCTGCCTCTTCCTCCAATgcagtatattaatttttatacggATGAAAACGTAAGGCGAAATCGTGCACCCTTACCACCAAGACCAATTCATGACACATACTCGATGTTCGGAAACGCGTTTAATGCTGATGATACTATTATTCGGTCACTAGAAAGCCAG GGATTTAGAAGACTTTATCCTATGCATTTTGAAAGAAGAAGAGAACTGAAAAAACTTAATCACTCATTGCTTGTAAACTTCCTAGATTTATTAGATTTACTAGTACATTGTCCAGACTCTCCTAAAAGAGCTGAAAAAGTTGAAGATTTAAGTCttctatttattcatattcatCATCTATTAAATGAATTTAGACCACATCAAGCAAGAGAGACCCTAAGAGTTATGATGGAGTTGCAAAAGCGTCAAAGAGTAGAGACTGCTATGAG GTTTCAAAAGCATCTTGATAAGGTCCAAGATATTCTACAAAATTCTCTGCAAAGTTTACCAGACCAGAATGAAATAGAATCAAATTTTAAAGTACCAACAGAGATTCTGGAACAAATGGAGAACAATCCAAATGAAAGTGCTAATCCAGATCCCTGCTATGAATTAGACTATATTATGTGCAATGTTGTGGATAATATGAGATAA